GCCGTCGGGAATCCGCGAGACGTTGACGACGTTCGCCTTGTGAAATTCGTAGGTTTTCGGATCGTCGATGAGCCGCGCCCCGGCCTCCTTCGCCAGTCGGTACAGCTCGGTGCCGCGAAAGGGAATCACGCGGTAGAACGCCGCCGTGTGCAGCGCCGAGGCGACCGCCCAGTCCACCGTGGCGCGGGCCTCGGCCTCGACCTCGGTCGGAAAGCCCAGCATGAACGAGCCGTGCACCATGACGCCCTGGGCGCGGGTGAATTCGATGATGTGCCGCAGCTTCTCCAAGTTGTTGTTTTTGCCGATCAGCTCCTGCAGGCGCGGCGAGGCCGTTTCGACGGCGTACATGCAGCGGAACATACCGGCGCGTTGCAGCCAGCGCACGCCGTCCTCGGTCATCAGGTCGCCGCGCAGGCCGATCGGGAAACTCAGGCCGATCTTCAGCCCGCGCTCCAGGATCGCCTCGGCCAGTTGCCGCAGCCGCGCCTCGCTGGCGTTGAACAGGTCGTCCATGATCACGAAATCGCCGATGCCGAATCGGCGGACGAGGTCGGCCATTTCCTCGGCGACGTTCGCCGCGCTTCGCGCCCGCCAGCGCTTGCCGTGCACCTGGTGGCAATAGGCGCAGCGGTAGGGGCAGCCGCGGCTGGTGACGATCGCCGCGTAGCGCCGGTGGCGGTAGATGACGCCGCAGCGCGGCAGCCGGTAATAGGCTTCGAGGTCGAGCAGGTCGTACGCGGGGAAGGGCAGCGCGTCCAGGTCGTCGAGATACGGCGCGGCGTTGGTGTGCGCGAATTCGCCGTGCCGCGAAAAAACCAGGTTGGGAACGTCGGCCAGGGGCCGGTCGCCGCGCAGGTATTCGACGAAGCCGCCCAGCGCCGTTTCACCCTCGTGGATCACCAGGTAGTCGGCCGCCGTGCGCGCCAGCAATTCCTGTGGGTAGTGCGTCGCGTGCGGCCCGCCGATGAGCAGCGGCACCCCCGGCAGGGCCGTTTTCAAGGCCGCCGCCAACGCCTCGAGCGCCGGGGCGTCGGGCGTCATGCCGCTGATGCCGATCAGGTCGGGGCCGAACTCGCGCGCCGCCGCCACCACCGGCGCCGGCGACTGGATCCTGAGCTGCATGTCGAACAGACGCACGGTGCAGCCGTGGTGATGCCGCAGGTAGGCCGCCAGGTAGAGGATGCCCAGCGGCATGCTGCGTTCGGTTTCCGGCGCGTAGCCGGAGGCGTAAACCAGAAAAACCTTCACTTCGTCACTCCGGAGCGCCGTGTTCAGAACCGGGGAATCCGGGCGACCGGACACTCGCGGCAAAATTCGTGCAACTCGCCGGCGCGGAAACCCGCGCGGATCGCCTGCAGCGCCTCGCCGTTCCAGACCGCTTCCGCGTCGGCGCCGGCGGCCGCGAGGGCGAAGTCGCCCGGAAAGGCGCAGCAGGGAAAGTACCGGCCGTCCGCCAACAGCGTCAGATTCGTCCACGGCTGGGCGCAGGAAATCCGGCCCGGCGGATTTTGCATCAGGTGATGGCGGCGATCGAGCGGCAGCCAGGAGTCGTCCGGCAGAAAGCCGGTCGGCTTCAGATCGAGGTAGTCGGCCCCCCAACGCCGGGCCAGATCGCGCAAAACCGGCAGCTCCGGCTCGTTGAACCGCGTCACCAGCACTTGAAAAACCAGGTGCGGCGGCCGCCGGAGCGTCCGGCGTTTGGCGACGATCCGCTCGATGTTGCGCCGCAGGCGGTCGAAATCGGCGCGGGGTTTCATCCGGCGATAGGTTTCCGGCGTGGCCGCGTCGAGGTTGATCGTCAACAGGTCGAGCCCCGAGGAGAGCAGGTCCGCGTGATAGGCGTCGTCGTCGCGCTGCAGGTTCGTCGACAGGTAGGTGGCCGACCGCGCGCGGTGGGCGTGCGCGATCATCGCCGGCAGCTCGTCGTTCCAGGTCGGCTCGCCGAAGAAGTGAAAAAAGGTCAGCAGCAGGCGGTCGGCGAACGGGTCGAACCCGGCGCGAAACGCGGCCAGGCTGAGCTTCGCCGGGGCGCGGGGCGGCGCCAGGGTCTGCCAGCAGTAGGGACAGTTGACGTCGCACTCGCTGTCGGGATCGGCGCGAAACAGGTACGGGCGCGCCGCCGGCCGAACCGCGCGGCGACGATAGTCCCGTTCGGCGGCGAACAGGTTGGCGAACTTTTTCGCGCCGCCGTAGCGCCACGCCAATTCGGCCAGACGCGGTAGGCGGCGCAGATTGAACAGCGGCAGCGGCGCGTACGGCCGCGTCGTCGGCGTCAACGCGCCGGGATACGGCCGGCGGGGTGATGCGGGACTCATCGCCCGGCTCCCGGGCCGCCGTTGCGGACGCTCGGATAGCGGGCGAGCAGCAGGCCCGGCCAACGGCGGCGCAAGCGCCGCAACGCGACCAGGCGCAGCGTGAGCAGCGTCGTGCCGACCTGCCGCAGCGCGTAGCCCGGCAGGAATCGGAGCGACAGCCAGACGCGCCAGCGGCGCGGATTCAGGTAGAACGCGCGGTAGAGCCGGCCGGTCCAGCGGCCGAGTTCCGCCAGGCTCAGTTCGTTTTCGGCCGAGCGGAATTCCTCGGGCGAGGGATAGCAGCCGTGGCCGATTTCGCGCCAGATGTCGATGCCCCGGGCCTGCCGCGCCTGATCCAGCACGGCGGAGTCGATGATCGGCAGCGTCTGGATGAACTGCGCGAAGTCCAGCGGCAATTCCTTGACGAAGGCCAGGGTGCGGCCCAGGCTGGCGGCGGTTTCGCCGCGGTTGCCCACCATGAAAAAGCCGAAAACCATGATGTTCCGGGCGCGGATCCAGGCGACCGCCTGGCGCATCGTTTCCAGTTTCATCGGGCGCTGCAGGCCGGCGAGAATTTCCGGATCGCCGGATTCCAGGCCCAGGCTGATGCGCACGCAGCCGGCCCGCGCCAGCAGGTCGATCAGTTCGGGATCCACCAGGTCGGGCCGCGTCCGGATGGTGAAGGTCAGGTCCAGGCGGCGGCCGGCGAGCCGGCGGCAGAGGTCGAGGGCCCAGTCGCGTTTCGCCGTGAAGGTCGGGTCGAGGAAGGTGACCTCGCGGATGCCGTGGCGATGGACGCATTCGTCCAGTTCGTTCAGCACGCTGTCGACGCTGCGCCGGCGATACGGCACGTTCCGGTCCTGGCAATAGACGCATTGGTAGGGGCAGCCGTAGCTGGCGAACATCGTGGTGAACGGCCGGCGGTAGCTCAGGCTGGTCGAATAGAGCGCCGGATCGACCAGGTCGCGGGCCGGAAACGGCAGGGAATCCAGATCGCTCACCGGCGGCTCGTCCGGCGTCCGGCACACCCGGACGCCCTCGCGGTACAACAGGCCCGGCACCGCGTCAAACCCCGTGCCCCGCGCGAAGGCCGCGACCAGCGGCACGAGCGCCGCGTTGCCCTTGCCCGTCATCGCCGCGTCCACCGCGGGCTGCGCCATGGCGTCGTCGGGGTAGTGGCTGGGGAAATGGCCGCGCACGACCAGCGGCGCGCCCAGGCGGCGCTTCAATTCGCTCAAATCCGCGAAATTCCGGTACGAATTGTAGACGTTGACGCTGCCGACGATCAGTTCGGGCGCGAAGGCGGCCAGCCGCACGGCCGCCGACTCGATTTCCAGTTCCTCGGCCTCGGCGTCGAGCAGCGCGACCTCGTGGCCGGCTTGGCGCAATTGGGCGGCCAGCACCATCAGGCCATGCGGCGGGTAACGGGTCAGAAACGACGAATAAAAGCCGAGCGGAATGACGCCCAGCGAAAAGCGGACATAATGGATCGGCGGGCGGATCAGCAGCACCCTCATGACGGTCGGCCCCGGCGATGCACGATTTTCGTTCCCTCCCGAATTCGGCTCCAACTCCGGAAAAAACCGTACACGCGGGCGTCAGGCCAGGCAAGGCCTCGAAGAAAGTTCGGGGTGAGGGAACAACAGAATTGTTCCTCCCGGAATCCTTCGATCGCCCCCTGGATGCCAACGGATACAATCTGTGCTATTAAAGACGGTCGGTCGGCGGTGAGGAAGGCAAAAAACCTAGCGTTGGAGTGAAAACCATGAAACGTTCGCTCATCATCCTGGCCTTGTTCGCACTCGCTTTGCTGACGGCCATGCCGGCTTTCGCGGTCGATATTCAAGCCGTGCAAGCGGCGATTCGCGCCTCCGGCGCCCGCTGGACCGCCGGCGAAACCTCCGTTTCGCACCTGAGCGCGGCTGAAATGGCTGAAATCGCGAACCTGCCGCTCGAATCCCCCGAGATCGAGGGCGAGTACATCAGCGAATACCCGGGCCCGAAAAAAGCCGACGTGCCCCGCCACCTCGACTGGCGCGACAAGGACGGCAAGAATTTCATCACCGGCATCAAGGATCAGCACCCCTGCGGCTCCTGCGCCACCTTCAGCACCGTCGGTTTGGTCGAATCGTGGATGAAGCTGCTCAACGACAACGAGTTCATCGAGCCCGATCTGGCGGAACAGATCGTCTGGTCCTGCGCCGGCAAGGTGATGCCCCCGGCCACCTTCTTCCATACCCTGACCTGGTTGAAAAAGAGCGGCACCGCCGACGAGGCCTGCTATCCGTACCAGCAGTCGCAATGCGACGACAGCTCGCTGGGCCGGATGCCTTGCGACGACCGCTGCTCCGACTGGCAACAGCGCGTGACCAAGATCGGCGATTACCGCTTCTACATGTGGCCCAAACCCGACGCCTACGTGCAGGAACTGCAGAACGGCCCGATCGTCGCCGGCTTCATGGTGTTCGAGGATTTTGAAGCCTACACCGGCGGCATCTACGAGCACACCTACGGCTCGATGCTCGGCGGCCACGCCATCCAGATCGTCGGCTACGACTTGGACGAGGAATACTGGATCTGCAAAAACTCCTGGGGGGAGGACTGGGGCGAGAACGGCTTCTTCCGCGCCAAGTTCGACAGCGGTTTCCTGGGCTTCGGCTACCAGGGCGCGGCGATCACCGCCACCTACGACACCATCTGCGGCCAGGATCAGGCGCCGGAAATCGCCAACCTGCAGTTGACCGCGGCCTCGCTGCCCGAGAACGGCGACCTGGAAATCAGCTTCGGCTACTCCGATCACGAGGCCAATCTGGCCGGCGGCGAACTGTTCTACGCGGTGGATGAAGGCGACGCGACCCGCTACGTCGATCCGTTGCTCGACCTGACCGGCACGGTTTCGAAAGCGCCGGCGACGTTCACGCTGGCCGGGCCGTTCGCGCCGGGCGAGCACACGCTGACGGTTTACGTCGCCGACCTGTGCGGCGTGGCCAGCAACGAATTGAACGCCACCTTCACCGTCGCCGGCGAAATCGACGACGACAGCGCGGATGACGACGCGGCCGACGACGACGCGGCGGGCGACGATGACGGCGCGGGCGACGACGAGGCGACGGGCGACGACGACGATGACGACAACGGCGGCTGCGGCGCGTAAGCGCGGCCGTTCAGGCGAACCGAACCGGGAGGCGACGCGGGTCGCCTCCTTTTCTTTAAGGCGCCCGCTGGGTTGGATCACCTCTTTCCTTTTTCTTCGGGCGAGGATATGAAAAGAACCGAGTGGCGATAAACGGCAATCACGGCCGGGTCCGCCGGTCAAGGAACAGGAGAGGAATGATCGGTAACCCACCACGCACCAGGCTGCCGCGCGAGGCCGCTTTTCGGCGGTCGCTTCGCCGGAACATCCTGCTGCTGGGTTTGATCGTCCTCTCCCTGCTCTGGCGTGGCTATTTGGTTTTTCACTTGTCCTACAACCCCGACGAATTTTTTTCGGCGGGCGGCGCCGCTCGCCTGCAGCAGCGCCAGTTGCCGCTGCTCGACTATCCCGAAGGCAATCCACCGCTGTTTTACGGCGTTTTTTCACTGGCCTATCACTTTCTTCCCCTCGACGAGCGCCTGCTCGACCGGCTGCGGATAATCAATTGGTT
The Myxococcales bacterium genome window above contains:
- a CDS encoding radical SAM protein, whose product is MSPASPRRPYPGALTPTTRPYAPLPLFNLRRLPRLAELAWRYGGAKKFANLFAAERDYRRRAVRPAARPYLFRADPDSECDVNCPYCWQTLAPPRAPAKLSLAAFRAGFDPFADRLLLTFFHFFGEPTWNDELPAMIAHAHRARSATYLSTNLQRDDDAYHADLLSSGLDLLTINLDAATPETYRRMKPRADFDRLRRNIERIVAKRRTLRRPPHLVFQVLVTRFNEPELPVLRDLARRWGADYLDLKPTGFLPDDSWLPLDRRHHLMQNPPGRISCAQPWTNLTLLADGRYFPCCAFPGDFALAAAGADAEAVWNGEALQAIRAGFRAGELHEFCRECPVARIPRF
- a CDS encoding B12-binding domain-containing radical SAM protein — translated: MKVFLVYASGYAPETERSMPLGILYLAAYLRHHHGCTVRLFDMQLRIQSPAPVVAAAREFGPDLIGISGMTPDAPALEALAAALKTALPGVPLLIGGPHATHYPQELLARTAADYLVIHEGETALGGFVEYLRGDRPLADVPNLVFSRHGEFAHTNAAPYLDDLDALPFPAYDLLDLEAYYRLPRCGVIYRHRRYAAIVTSRGCPYRCAYCHQVHGKRWRARSAANVAEEMADLVRRFGIGDFVIMDDLFNASEARLRQLAEAILERGLKIGLSFPIGLRGDLMTEDGVRWLQRAGMFRCMYAVETASPRLQELIGKNNNLEKLRHIIEFTRAQGVMVHGSFMLGFPTEVEAEARATVDWAVASALHTAAFYRVIPFRGTELYRLAKEAGARLIDDPKTYEFHKANVVNVSRIPDGALNRLKRAAYRRFYLSPRRLWAIWRALPNRFRLLPGLFAIWIRKAFLW
- a CDS encoding B12-binding domain-containing radical SAM protein, translating into MRVLLIRPPIHYVRFSLGVIPLGFYSSFLTRYPPHGLMVLAAQLRQAGHEVALLDAEAEELEIESAAVRLAAFAPELIVGSVNVYNSYRNFADLSELKRRLGAPLVVRGHFPSHYPDDAMAQPAVDAAMTGKGNAALVPLVAAFARGTGFDAVPGLLYREGVRVCRTPDEPPVSDLDSLPFPARDLVDPALYSTSLSYRRPFTTMFASYGCPYQCVYCQDRNVPYRRRSVDSVLNELDECVHRHGIREVTFLDPTFTAKRDWALDLCRRLAGRRLDLTFTIRTRPDLVDPELIDLLARAGCVRISLGLESGDPEILAGLQRPMKLETMRQAVAWIRARNIMVFGFFMVGNRGETAASLGRTLAFVKELPLDFAQFIQTLPIIDSAVLDQARQARGIDIWREIGHGCYPSPEEFRSAENELSLAELGRWTGRLYRAFYLNPRRWRVWLSLRFLPGYALRQVGTTLLTLRLVALRRLRRRWPGLLLARYPSVRNGGPGAGR